A window of the Lolium perenne isolate Kyuss_39 chromosome 7, Kyuss_2.0, whole genome shotgun sequence genome harbors these coding sequences:
- the LOC139833517 gene encoding uncharacterized protein — protein sequence MSYISQLPSDTSSEGKPAGWRHWWERARTPSSGDDSPPPVDSEEEWLGWEEDAEEEESEDAAAAVARAKAKAAKAKAAKAKAKAKAKAQPTFTADDEEDSDASGADTASSEEVASRKRHRDDDDEAGPSAKKK from the coding sequence atgagctacatctcccagctcccgtccgacacctccagcgagggaaAGCCCGCTggctggcgccattggtgggagagAGCCAGGACGCCGAGCAGCGGCGACGATTCCCCGCCGCCAGTTGACAGCGAGGAGGAATGGCTGGGCTGGGAGGAGGACGCGGAGGAAGAAGAGagcgaggacgcggcggcggcggtggcccgtgCGAAGGCGAAGGCGGCCAAGGCCAAGGCGGCCAAGGCCAAGGCAAAGGCAAAGGCAAAGGCGCAGCCGACGTTCACCGCCGACGATgaggaggactccgacgcgtcgggcgccgacaccgcctcttcggaagaggtggcgagcaggaagcgccaccgcgatgacgacgacgaggcggggccatcagCGAAGAAGAAGTAG
- the LOC127311302 gene encoding uncharacterized protein gives MPILGSSAFIARRSQLLDSTILFFFLRISIPAAAARLLAMDNRRKNTADGKRPLAASSSSEQEAVKSCDVCHGPLKPPVYQCSRRRLVACSDCGAGQCRSSADFAEEAINVVSQHLGYFKVACPYKQYGCASSVASRDAATHAAVCAHAPCACPQCAFLGSPAQLVRHVADTACPHAWPVHGIEYGRFLVLDVRVPQEPRQDKHLLVAEEDGGVFLLAVSGHGHFGRVGVVCLRGNADAGPVYRSTITVTCPPSEQAITSVVWCCSVPAEFDVDLLPPSLFVENGSELGQLRIRIRCWPRPGSTLADLIPNTAPAAECFPTTLTMSFRRDVTHVAVSVPVQSDETPELTLDLFRRLPNLHELAARATEDLCPQHVLVLSLHQQRGL, from the exons ATGCCGATACTGGGAAGCTCAGCTTTTATTGCCCGGCGCTCTCAGTTGTTGGATAGTACCATCCTGTTCTTCTTCTTGCGAATTTCCATCCCCGCTGCTGCTGCTAGGCTGCTAGCCATGGACAACAGGaggaagaacacggcggacggaaAGAGGCCGCTGGCAGCGTCCAGCTCGTCGGAGCAAGAGGCGGTGAAGAGCTGCGACGTGTGCCATGGCCCCCTCAAGCCCCCCGTTTACCAG TGCTCCCGTCGGCGGCTCGTCGCGTGCAGCGACTGCGGCGCCGGCCAGTGCCGTTCCTCCgcggacttcgccgaggaggccaTCAACGTCGTCTCCCAGCACTTGGGCTACTTCAAGGTGGCGTGCCCGTACAAGCAGTACGGCTGCGCTAGCTCCGTCGCCTCCCGCGACGCCGCGACGCACGCCGCCGTGTGCGCTCACGCGCCCTGCGCGTGCCCGCAGTGCGCCTTCCTGGGCTCGCCGGCGCAGCTCGTGCGCCACGTCGCGGACACGGCCTGCCCGCACGCCTGGCCTGTCCATGGCATCGAGTATGGCCGCTTCCTCGTGCTCGACGTCCGCGTGCCGCAGGAACCGCGCCAGGACAAGCACCTCTTGGTCGCGGAGGAAGACGGCGGCGTGTTCCTCCTGGCCGTGAGCGGCCACGGCCATTTTGGGCGCGTCGGCGTCGTCTGCCTCAGGGGTAACGCCGACGCCGGACCAGTGTACAGGTCCACCATCACGGTGACCTGCCCGCCTTCGGAACAGGCCATCACGAGTGTCGTGTGGTGCTGCTCGGTCCCTGCCGAATTCGACGTGGATCTGCTTCCGCCCTCGCTGTTTGTGGAAAATGGCAGCGAGCTCGGCCAGCTGCGCATCCGCATCCGCTGTTGGCCCAGACCCGGCAGTACTCTCGCCGATCTGATACCAAACACAGCCCCTGCCGCCGAGTGCTTTCCGACGACGCTGACGATGAGCTTCCGGCGAGATGTCACACAC GTGGCCGTCTCCGTTCCAGTACAGTCGGATGAGACGCCAGAGCTGACATTGGACTTGTTTCGGCGCCTGCCGAACCTCCACGAGCTGGCGGCGAGGGCGACAGAAGACCTTTGCCCGCAGCATGTCCTTGTCCTCTCGCTGCATCAGCAGCGAGGCCTCTAA